In the Diceros bicornis minor isolate mBicDic1 chromosome X, mDicBic1.mat.cur, whole genome shotgun sequence genome, GACTGTGCGGGTGCCCAGCCCCATCCACTGCAGCTGGCCCTGACCTTCTCTGTCCCCTAGGATCGTGTGTGAGATGGAGGAGTCGCTGGTGCCCAGCCCGCTGCCAGGGCCCGTGGAGCTCTGTGTAGGCGACTGTTCAACTGATTTCCGCACGCAGTCTGAGGAACTCTACAGCTTCGTGGTGCGTGGGCCGCCCACCCCTTCCCTCACCCGCCCCTTCTGAGGGGCATCTGGCCAAGCCCTGGCACCGGgctgccttctccctcccctgaGGGCTACTTCTCTCACAGACCCCAACGTTCGACCGTGTGAGTCCTAGTCGGGGCCCAGCTTCAGGAGGCACACGGCTCACCATTTCCGGTAGCTCTCTGGACGCTGGCAGTAGGGTCACGGTGACTGTGAGAGATGGCGAGTGCCAGTttgtgaggtgggcagggcactggGCAGGGCACTGGGCCACAAGGGCAGGGCAGGTGATGGCCCCGGGACACCTGCTCCAAGTGCCCACTTGTTGACCCAGGAGAGATGCCGAAGCGATCGTGTGTATCTCCCCCGTCTCCACCCTGGGCCCCAGCCAGGCCCCCATCACCCTGGCCATTGACCGCGCCAACATCTCCAGTCCTGGAGTCCTCTACACCTATACCCAGGACCCCACTGTCACTCGCCTTGAGCCTACCTGGAGCATCATCAAGTAAGACCCTTGAGAAAATGTGGAGCCTGGCCGGCATCGAGGGAGTTGGGGACTGGGTCCTCGAGCTCCTGTCCTGGGGCCTCCCTTGGTGACTGGGGCCTTGGGCATCAAGTTACACCTCCTCTGAGCCAGAGCCCCTTGCCCCTGCCCCCAGCGGAAGCACTGCCATCACTGTGAGTGGGACCCACCTGCTGACAGTCCAGGAGCCCCGGGTCCGGGCCAAGTACCGAGGCATTGAAACCACCAATGTGAGTGCCAGctgccctcgccccgcccctgaCCCTACCTCCTGTGGCCTCATGTGCCGGGCTACTTGCCCTTGTCCCCACAGACGTGCCAGGTGATCAATGACACTGCCATGCTGTGTAAGGCCCCTGGCATCTTCCTGGGGCGGCCCCAGCCACAGGCCCAGGGCGAACACCCTGATGAGTTCGGCTTCCTGCTGGATCACGTGCAGACGGCCCGCTCCCTCAACCGATCCTCTTTTACCTACTACCCTGACCCCAGCTTCGAGCCATTTGGGCCCTCTGGCGTCCTGGACGTCAAACCTGGCTCCCACGTAGTGTTGAAGGTGCCGGTGAGGTGCAGGGgttgggaggggcagggaggtggggagacCTGGCTGACCGTGCCCTCTACTTGCAGGGCAAGAATCTGATCCCCGCAGCAGCTGGCAGCTCCCGCCTCAACTACACAGTGTTGATTGGGGGCCAGCCGTGCGCACTCACTGTCTCAGACACGCAACTCCTGTGCGACTCACCCAGCCAGACGGGCCGGCAGCCTGTcatggtgggtgggggtggggaggccaccAGGGGAGTGTGGGGTGGGCATGGGGGTCAGCTCACAGTAGGCCTGTCCCCGCAGGTGCTGGTGGGTGGCCTGGAGTTCTGGCTGGGCACCCTGCACATCACGGCTGAGCGGGCGCTGACCCTGCCAGCCGTGGTGGGGctggcggtgggcggcgggctcttGCTGCTGGCCATCACTGCTGTGCTGGTCGCCTATAAGCGCAAGACTCAGGATGCAGACCGCACGCTCAAGCGGCTCCAGCTACAGATGGACAACTTGGAGTCCCGTGTGGCCCTGGAATGCAAGGAAGGTGCCTGGGGTGGAGGTGCACTGTAGGGTGGGTGAGCCGGGGGGCCTGCCTTTGCCTGTTTCTCGctcactctccctccctgcccctccccagccttTGCCGAGCTGCAGACAGACATCAACGAGCTGACAAACCATATGGATGGGGTGCAGATCCCTTTCTTGGACTACCGGACCTATGCTGTGCGTGTGCTCTTCCCGGGCATTGAGGCCCACCCGGTGCTCAAGGAGCTGGATGTGAGTCTCCTCTATTGCCTGCCCACTCTCCGTCATCCCCAGGGCCACCCCTGCACCCTCTAAGATGCCCTGTCCCCCACAGACCCCGCCCAATGTCGAGAAGGCCCTGCGCCTCTTCGGGCAGCTGCTGCACAGCCGGGCCTTCGTGCTGACCTTCATCCACACGCTAGAGGCCCAGAGCAGCTTCTCCATGCGGGACCGTGGCACCGTGGCCTCGCTCACCATGGTGGCCTTGCAGAGCCGCCTTGATTATGCTACAGGGTTGCTCAAGCAACTGCTGGCGGATCTCATAGAGAAAAACTTGGAGAGCAAGAACCACCCAAAGCTGCTACTGCGCAGGTACTGTACCGCTCCAGCCCGGCTCTCTGCCAGCTCCACCCCCAAACAGGCCCCACCCCATCAGGCCGGGTTctgcctgggccccacctcctGCCAGGCCCGAGCCGAGCACCCCTTTCACCCTAGGACCGAGTCAGTGGCTGAGAAGATGCTTACCAACTGGTTCACATTCCTGCTACATAAGTTTCTGAAGGTGCGCTTGGCGGGCAGGCGCAGGGGTGGTGATGTGAGGAAGTGGCTGGCTGTCAGGCAGGCACCAAGCTGTGTGCCGGCCCGGCTGCAGGAGTGCGCCGGGGAGCCGCTTTTTCTGCTCTACTGTGCCATCAAGCAGCAGATGGAGAAGGGCCCCATTGACGCCATCACGGGCGAGGCGCGCTACTCCCTGAGCGAGGACAAGCTCATCCGGCAGCAGATCGACTACAAGACACTGGTGAGTGAGGGAGCAGGTGGACAGGGCTCTGGGCATGAGGGGAAGCCTTACCCAGGACCCACCCTGTGTACCCCTCACATTCAGACCCTGCACTGTGTGTGCCCGGAGAGTGAGGGCAGCGCTCAGGTCCCGGTGAAGGTTCTCAACTGTGACAGCATCACGCAGGCCAAAGACAAGCTGCTGGACGTGGTGTACAAGGGCCTCCCGTACTCCCAGCGCCCCAAAGCTGAGGACATGGACCTAGGTGAGACCCCACCCTCTCCTCGTGGCCCCGACTCTGTGGCCACATTACCTTGGCTGGTGCTCACACTCCTTGCCTGGGCTCTGTCCTCTGAGGGGAGAGTGCCCAGGGTCTTGGGGGACAGATCAGGATCTCAAGGGTTGTCTGTGGCCTGCAGAATGGCGCCAGGGCCGCATGGCCCGCATCATCCTCCAGGATGAGGATGTCACCACCAGGATCGAGTGTGACTGGAAGAGGGTCAACTCACTGGCCCATTACCaggtgaggggctgggggcctagTCACCCCTAGGCCCACCGGGGAGCTGCAGCCCTGCCCTGAGGATTCCGGAGCAGGGACCTTGGCTCCTTCCCTCTCCGGCACCTGCGCTTACATGCTCTCCGCAGGGAGCCTCGGGTGCTGCCCTACATGGGCACTGCGGGGTCTGAGCAGGTGGTGGCTCAGGCCCCTTGGCTTCTTGGCCTGCTGCACTGTCCCCTGTCTGTCTTTGGGGTCTCCAGGTGACAGATGGTTCCTTGGTGGCACTGGTGCCCAAGCAAGTATCCTCTTATAACATGGCCAACTCCTTTACCTTCACCCGCTCCCTCAGCCGCTACGGTAGGTATTCTCAGTGTGGTGGCCCCTGCTGGCCCTGTGCCCTTCGAGGCTGTTTCAGCTGTCATGGGGGACCCCCTGGGGCAGCCTCCCCGGGCCCTGCCCTTGGGAGGTCTCCAGTTCCTTAGGGTTTAGAAGTGGGGTGGGCCGGTGAGAGCAGACAGGCCCTGCTCAGCCTGCTGGGTTCCCGGGACAGAGTGGGGCAAGAGCCCTGAGGATACTGGTGTGGCCCCACTGGCCTAAGGGGCACCCTTGTCCTCTGTCCCAGAGAGCTTGCTCCGCACGGCCAGCAGCCCTGATAGCCTCCGCTCTCGGGCGCCCATGATCACACCAGACCAGGAGACGGGCACCAAGCTGTGGCACCTGGTGAAGAACCACGACCATGCCGACCACCGTGAGGGGGACCGTGGCAGCAAGATGGTCTCAGAGATCTACTTGACGCGGCTGCTGGCCACTAAGGTGTGGGCCGGCCCTGCACCACCCTGGCCTCAGCCCAGATGCCTTCTAGCCTGGCTTTGGCCCGGAGGTTGGCCCgggctgcctggggaggaggCGACTGGGTTGTTTGAGTCCAGTGGGCCTTTCTTAAGGCCTTTGCTATGGGAACTCCCAGCCCGAAGTTGAGACCAGGCCTGTCTTAGGGGTGTTGGCTTTGCAGGGAAGCCCTGCTCATTGCTGAGCCTCTGTGTCTCCCCCGTCTGTCCTGTTGTGGGGACGTCCTGACCTGGCTCCCTCACAGCCTGGACCCTTGCTGCACCTCCGCAGGGGACACTGCAGAAGTTTGTGGACGACCTTTTTGAGACCGTGTTCAGCACGGCACACCGGGGCTCAGCCCTGCCCCTGGCCATCAAGTACATGTTCGACTTCCTGGATGAGCAGGCCGACCAGCGCCAGATCAGTGACCCCGACGTGCGCCACACGTGGAAGAGCAACTGGTATTGCGTCGTGCTGGGCCACTGCTGGCCTCTCTAGGGACGGGTGGGCAGAAGAGGCTGGTGGCTCTGCCAAGAATCAGGGACCATGGGGCCAGGGTGACTGACGGGCCGGAGTGGTCGTCCAGGCAGAAGAGGACTGTGGGCTGGGGTCAGTGGTGCCACCAAGCTAAGAGGGCGAGGAGTGCAATTTCGGAGGTGGGCTCACTGGGCATTTGAGCGGCTGAGATGTTTGTAGTCAGGCCAGCACCCAGAGATGGCCCTTTGCTCTCTGGGGCCTTGCACAGGGCAGAGATGCTGGGAGCCTGCCCCAGGTGGTCGCTGTTGGGGGTTGAGATGCACTCAGGACAGAAAAGCTAATTACTCTGATTTCTCACTGCTTGAAGGCCAGCAGAAACTTAAAGAAAGGGCCATTAACGCTAAATGTGTCCCTCTTGCCACtctgggaaggaagggagctggcCAGATGGGAACCGTGGAGGGGAGCAGTGATGGGAGAGTACTCACTGGGTGGCCAGGGAGCTGTGGGTGTGTGTTCCTCCATCCAGCTTGCCCCTGCGCTTCTGGGTGAACGTGATCAAGAACCCACAGTTTGTGTTCGACATCCACAAGAGCAGCATCACGGACGCCTGCCTGTCTGTGGTGGCCCAAACCTTCATGGACTCCTGCTCCACATCCGAGCATCGCCTGGGCAAGGATTCGCCCTCCAACAAGCTGCTCTACGCCAAGGACATCCCCAACTATAAGAGCTGGGTGGAGAGGTGGGCCCTGCGCTGCAGCCCCgggtgctggggggaggggagatggggtCAGGCCGCTCAGACACACTGCTGCccggtgagggggacaggagccACCCTCTTGCCCTGGCTTGTCTTAGGTGGGCCAGCTTTAGGAAAAGGCCTGGGGCCATCCtggcagccagggcaggggcTTTGGCTTTTATGGCACCTGCCTGTATGACCTACTCAGGGTCCCAACAGGTACTACCGGGACATTGCAAAGATGGCATCCATCAGCGACCAGGACATGGATGCCTACTTGGTGGAGCAGTCCCGACTCCATGCCAGTGACTTCAATGTCCTAAGCGCGCTCAGCGAGCTCTACTTCTATGTCACCAAGTACCGCCAGGAGGTGCGTACTGCCCCCACAAGCCCCCATTTGCTTGGCCCTGAAGGTGCAGCCGTTGGCAAAGGCAGGGGCCTCAGTGGGTCAGGGAGTGCCACAAGGAGGTAGAGGGGACAGATTGCGTATAATACTCCCTCCGACCAGGCCCTTGGACTAGCACAGGTGACACTCTCCATGGATGCTGGGATTtgaggggggtggggtgggaccaAGGAGGTGGGGCCCGAAGGTGGGCGGGGTCAGCCCTGTGTAGGGCCTGGGGGTTTGCGAGGGGAGACCTCAGGAGGCGGGGGACGTAGAGGTGTGGACTTCAGGATGTATCCTTGCCTGGAGACAAGAACTTGT is a window encoding:
- the PLXNA3 gene encoding plexin-A3 isoform X3; amino-acid sequence: MPAVCLLSLLVLAMGVPLGSSRPFPAFSVTDTTLTHLVVHRVTGEVFVGAVNRVFKLAPNLTELRAHVTGPVEDNARCYPPPSMRVCAHRLAPVDNVNKLLLIDYAARRLVACGSIWQGICQFLRLDDLFKLGEPHHRKEHYLSGAQEPDSMAGVIVEQGQGPSKLFVGTAVDGKSEYFPTLSSRKLIGDEDSADMFSLVYQDEFVSSQIKIPSDTLSLYPAFDIYYIYGFVSASFVYFLTLQLDTQQTLLDTAGEKFFTSKIVRMCAGDSEFYSYVEFPIGCSWRGVEYRLVQSAHLAKPGLLLAQALGVPADEDVLFTVFSQGQKNRASPPRQTILCLFTLSNINAHIRRRIQSCYRGEGTLALPWLLNKELPCINTPMQINGNFCGLVLNQPLGGLHVIEGLPLLADSTDGMASVAAYTYHQHSVVFIGTRSGSLKKVRVDGSQDAHLYETVPVVDGSPILRDLLFSPDHRHIYLLSEKQVSQLPVETCEQYLSCAACLGSGDPHCGWCVLQHRCCREGACPGASVPHGFAEELSKCVQVRVWPNNVSVTSPGVQLTVAMRNVPDLSAGVSCAFEEVTESEAVLLPSGELRCPSPSLQELRALTRGHGATRTVRLQLLSKETGVSFAGADFVFYNCSVLQSCMSCVGSPYPCHWCKYRHVCTSHPHECSFQEGKVHSPEGCPEILPSGDLLIPVGVMQPLTLRAKNLPQPQSGQKNYECVVRVQGRQQRVPAVRFNSSSVQCQNASYSYEGDEYGDTELDFSVVWDGDFPIDKPATFRALLYKCWAQRPSCGLCLKADPRFNCGWCISEHRCQLRAHCPAPRTNWMHLSQKGTRCSHPRIAQIHPLMGPKEGGTRVTIMGENLGLTYREVGLRVAGVRCNSIPAEYVSTERIVCEMEESLVPSPLPGPVELCVGDCSTDFRTQSEELYSFVTPTFDRVSPSRGPASGGTRLTISGSSLDAGSRVTVTVRDGECQFVRRDAEAIVCISPVSTLGPSQAPITLAIDRANISSPGVLYTYTQDPTVTRLEPTWSIINGSTAITVSGTHLLTVQEPRVRAKYRGIETTNTCQVINDTAMLCKAPGIFLGRPQPQAQGEHPDEFGFLLDHVQTARSLNRSSFTYYPDPSFEPFGPSGVLDVKPGSHVVLKGKNLIPAAAGSSRLNYTVLIGGQPCALTVSDTQLLCDSPSQTGRQPVMVLVGGLEFWLGTLHITAERALTLPAVVGLAVGGGLLLLAITAVLVAYKRKTQDADRTLKRLQLQMDNLESRVALECKEAFAELQTDINELTNHMDGVQIPFLDYRTYAVRVLFPGIEAHPVLKELDTPPNVEKALRLFGQLLHSRAFVLTFIHTLEAQSSFSMRDRGTVASLTMVALQSRLDYATGLLKQLLADLIEKNLESKNHPKLLLRRTESVAEKMLTNWFTFLLHKFLKECAGEPLFLLYCAIKQQMEKGPIDAITGEARYSLSEDKLIRQQIDYKTLTLHCVCPESEGSAQVPVKVLNCDSITQAKDKLLDVVYKGLPYSQRPKAEDMDLEWRQGRMARIILQDEDVTTRIECDWKRVNSLAHYQVTDGSLVALVPKQVSSYNMANSFTFTRSLSRYESLLRTASSPDSLRSRAPMITPDQETGTKLWHLVKNHDHADHREGDRGSKMVSEIYLTRLLATKGTLQKFVDDLFETVFSTAHRGSALPLAIKYMFDFLDEQADQRQISDPDVRHTWKSNCLPLRFWVNVIKNPQFVFDIHKSSITDACLSVVAQTFMDSCSTSEHRLGKDSPSNKLLYAKDIPNYKSWVERYYRDIAKMASISDQDMDAYLVEQSRLHASDFNVLSALSELYFYVTKYRQEVLTALDRDASCRKHKLRQKLEQIISLLSSNS
- the PLXNA3 gene encoding plexin-A3 isoform X1; amino-acid sequence: MPAVCLLSLLVLAMGVPLGSSRPFPAFSVTDTTLTHLVVHRVTGEVFVGAVNRVFKLAPNLTELRAHVTGPVEDNARCYPPPSMRVCAHRLAPVDNVNKLLLIDYAARRLVACGSIWQGICQFLRLDDLFKLGEPHHRKEHYLSGAQEPDSMAGVIVEQGQGPSKLFVGTAVDGKSEYFPTLSSRKLIGDEDSADMFSLVYQDEFVSSQIKIPSDTLSLYPAFDIYYIYGFVSASFVYFLTLQLDTQQTLLDTAGEKFFTSKIVRMCAGDSEFYSYVEFPIGCSWRGVEYRLVQSAHLAKPGLLLAQALGVPADEDVLFTVFSQGQKNRASPPRQTILCLFTLSNINAHIRRRIQSCYRGEGTLALPWLLNKELPCINTPMQINGNFCGLVLNQPLGGLHVIEGLPLLADSTDGMASVAAYTYHQHSVVFIGTRSGSLKKVRVDGSQDAHLYETVPVVDGSPILRDLLFSPDHRHIYLLSEKQVSQLPVETCEQYLSCAACLGSGDPHCGWCVLQHRCCREGACPGASVPHGFAEELSKCVQVRVWPNNVSVTSPGVQLTVAMRNVPDLSAGVSCAFEEVTESEAVLLPSGELRCPSPSLQELRALTRGHGQWAGAAWDGEHTLVPAHSRCLGLAAGATRTVRLQLLSKETGVSFAGADFVFYNCSVLQSCMSCVGSPYPCHWCKYRHVCTSHPHECSFQEGKVHSPEGCPEILPSGDLLIPVGVMQPLTLRAKNLPQPQSGQKNYECVVRVQGRQQRVPAVRFNSSSVQCQNASYSYEGDEYGDTELDFSVVWDGDFPIDKPATFRALLYKCWAQRPSCGLCLKADPRFNCGWCISEHRCQLRAHCPAPRTNWMHLSQKGTRCSHPRIAQIHPLMGPKEGGTRVTIMGENLGLTYREVGLRVAGVRCNSIPAEYVSTERIVCEMEESLVPSPLPGPVELCVGDCSTDFRTQSEELYSFVTPTFDRVSPSRGPASGGTRLTISGSSLDAGSRVTVTVRDGECQFVRRDAEAIVCISPVSTLGPSQAPITLAIDRANISSPGVLYTYTQDPTVTRLEPTWSIINGSTAITVSGTHLLTVQEPRVRAKYRGIETTNTCQVINDTAMLCKAPGIFLGRPQPQAQGEHPDEFGFLLDHVQTARSLNRSSFTYYPDPSFEPFGPSGVLDVKPGSHVVLKGKNLIPAAAGSSRLNYTVLIGGQPCALTVSDTQLLCDSPSQTGRQPVMVLVGGLEFWLGTLHITAERALTLPAVVGLAVGGGLLLLAITAVLVAYKRKTQDADRTLKRLQLQMDNLESRVALECKEAFAELQTDINELTNHMDGVQIPFLDYRTYAVRVLFPGIEAHPVLKELDTPPNVEKALRLFGQLLHSRAFVLTFIHTLEAQSSFSMRDRGTVASLTMVALQSRLDYATGLLKQLLADLIEKNLESKNHPKLLLRRTESVAEKMLTNWFTFLLHKFLKECAGEPLFLLYCAIKQQMEKGPIDAITGEARYSLSEDKLIRQQIDYKTLTLHCVCPESEGSAQVPVKVLNCDSITQAKDKLLDVVYKGLPYSQRPKAEDMDLEWRQGRMARIILQDEDVTTRIECDWKRVNSLAHYQVTDGSLVALVPKQVSSYNMANSFTFTRSLSRYESLLRTASSPDSLRSRAPMITPDQETGTKLWHLVKNHDHADHREGDRGSKMVSEIYLTRLLATKGTLQKFVDDLFETVFSTAHRGSALPLAIKYMFDFLDEQADQRQISDPDVRHTWKSNCLPLRFWVNVIKNPQFVFDIHKSSITDACLSVVAQTFMDSCSTSEHRLGKDSPSNKLLYAKDIPNYKSWVERYYRDIAKMASISDQDMDAYLVEQSRLHASDFNVLSALSELYFYVTKYRQEVRTAPTSPHLLGPEGAAVGKGRGLSGSGSATRR